The region TTAAACACTTATGATCAAGATTTTAACCATTTAGAGCGTCTCTACGCCACAGTTGGTACGCATCCGACGCGCTGTGATGAATTCCTGCCGGACCCGGAGGGCTACTACGACCAGCTCCGCTCAAAGATTGAGTCAAATCCGAGTAAGGTGCTTGCCATTGGGGAATGCGGCCTGGACTACGATCGCCTGAAATTCTGTGGCCAGGAGACGCAACGGTTGTACTTTGAGAAACAGCTGAGCTTGGCGGCCGAGTTCAGGCTGCCGCTCTTCCTGCACATGCGAAATGCTCACTCGGACTTCATGGCAATCTTGGGACGGAATCGTGACAAACTCAAGGAGTGTGGAGGCGGAGTCGTTCATAGCTTTACAGGCACTCTGGAGGAGGCACACAGCATTCTGGCATTCGGTGGCCTCTACATTGGGGTCAATGGCTGCTCCCTGAAGACTGAGGAAAACGCCGAAGTGGTTCGGCAGCTGCCAAATGATCGCATAATGCTGGAAACAGACTGTCCCTGGTGTGGAATACGGTCATCGCATGTGGGCCATAAGCACGTGAGCACAAAGTTTCCCACCGtcaagaagaaggagaaatgGACAGCCGAATCTCTGATAGACGGACGCTGTGAGCCCTGCCAGATCAGGTGAGTACGAAATACGTCATAGTGCAAGCTCCAATCTACAACTATTTTTCATTTCAGCCAAGTTCTCGAGGCCATTGCGGGCATTAAGCAGGAGCCCAAGGAGAAGCTGGCCGAGATCTACTATCAAAACACTTTGGATGTGTTCTTCAGCAGAACAGGGAAAACCAGAACCGAATAAAACCAATTGCCGTTACATTCAATGcgtttacatatattttattattgtttgtcATGTCTAGATGCAAATGAATTGAAAAATACGCTTTACAACTTGGATTTGGGTTTTACTCTTAAtgcttttgttgtaattttcaGTTGATACAGGGAAAACACGTTACTTGTAAGATTCACATTTAGAATTGTAAATAATTGTTGCTCATTGCTATGTTAATTAACTGTGGTGATTATGCATTTATATGtggtgtatatgtatatgtatgtagaatcgatcgccaaaaaatatatatgcacGTACTCGTATGGATTCCTCATGGTTGCCTCAAATTTGTATATGCTCTCTAGAGTCTAGACTAATGGAGTTAGTTAGCTTAGTTATTGCCACATTTTTGGTTACGAGTTTGCCAATAGTCCACAGATCATTGGTGAAGCCTTAAAAAGcgtatatacaaaatattttgtaaatatttaaaaagtCTACTAGCtagcatatgtatgtagaacgCTTTTAGGCTTAAAAAAGTTTCGTAGTCAAGGGTAGATGTATTTAGTTACGAGTATATCTTGGGTTAAGCAGTACATGTTCATTAAAACCGAAATATATATAAGTTGGGTTTAAAACTGCCGATTTTGTTCTATGTTTTGTGAACTGATATGAACGgaaatgatatatgtatgtatattacaGTAAGAATCTGGCCTCTAGTCTACGCGGCTATGCATTTAAAATGACAGTACAAGATTCAGTCCAATGGAAATGTTATGTAGCGTATTGCTATCTTTGATATGAACACGTTCATATGTGTAGCGCTACGCTAGTGCGAAAGTCGGGGTACGATTAGTCTCGTCTCTGAAATTCCCCTCTCCGCTTGGCAGTAATTGGCTTTTATGTGAGAAGTGTACCCAATTTCTTACgagtatacgagtatgcattCCTTGAGGAATCGCAGTAAAGTTGCAGTGGGATTTCAAGTACATATCAATATTGCATTGTGTTTAACATCTAGGACAATTCTACcgaatatattgtatatatgtttgtataaACTTTTGTTAAATATGCTCAGACCTATCCCAATTGACAAGCAGTTCGACAAGCCATTGCAGTTGGAAACAAATAAGGTTAAGGGATAACTcaaaacaaacacaataaacatatgtatataagatATATTCCATTTATTAGGCGTCAGATTAGTTTCAATTGGTTTTTCAAATCATTttcagatatatgtatgtacataaagaAAGGAAATTATGATaaatacataaacataatataatatttaaaggTAAATTCGAGATTGAATTATAAATAAACACGAATGGGCTAACCAACTGTCTTCCATGTTCTTTGTCGTATTCACTTAACGAAAGAATAAATCCTTTTTGGATGCTTTTTGGGAGACGGGAAATCGGGAGAGTTGTTGATTAGTGCGAGTGTGGCCTAACACGCTCGTTAAATATcattatatattgtatatagtGTACCATAATCATATGTGTTTGTTTAGGTTGCATGTTGTATGTACGAGTTTTCAGTTTCAAACCAAACTCTGCAATAGCCTGCAATCGAGCAGGCCTCGGGGCCTCTTGATTATTTCATATgttaataatagtaataaataatattcttTTGCTTAGGTCTATGCGTTAATTTAGTGTATTTTAGGAGCGCTGCGATCGTTGATCTTCTGGTTACGTTTCAAGGGGGCTCCGCGTTTTATCTGATCCATCAACGACTCGTGACAGATGCGAGGGTCCGGCTGAAAGGTCCATCAAAGATAGGATTAGAATGCTATTGACCTCAAAGCTTAGATTAAATAGCAGGGTTAATTGGTAGAACTAGGCACTGAGTGGATTAGCTGCCAGCTGGCTTAGTAGACTTCAATAAACGAGCGAACGAGAAGAAAAACGAGGATCGAACTAAATACCTTAGCACTGCTCATCACAgtggccagtgccagtgccaatggctgtggttgtggttgcGGTTGTGCTGGTCGTGGTAGTGGTGTTGGGATAGGTGGGAGGTCTACGATATTGAGCACTGGGGCGCGATAGATTTTGTGGATTCTGATACATCTAACATTTGGCACCGGCATAAAGCATAGTGAATGTTGGCTATATGTTGGAGTGGATATGCTTTGGTTGTGAACTACTTACCAGGGCCTTGCTATTGATGAGATTTCGCACGGCAAATGCGCGGCCGGACATGCCCTGCTTGGCCAGTTTCGCGTTGAGATTCTCGAGGAACTCGGCCTTGGTCTTGGCCCGAATGCTGCCAGTCTTTTCGATATTTGTGCTTGTGGCGTAGTCTATGAATATGCGTTGcggttgttgtagttgttgtggcaaaaaaaagaaaatcgtAAGCAAAGATGATCGATCAGTGAGTGGGCCGGATGGGTTCGAGGAGTGTGGAAAAAGTGGTTAGGATTTAAGATTTAAGAGTTAAATTTAAAATGGTGAatccaaaatgcaaaataaaactCATAAATTGCTGTTCAACATTCTGCCTGAAAGTGCTGGTTGACAAAGTTATGATTGATGATTAGGAAAGTTGATATGAAAGTTGCTTTCTGAGCGAGAGACTGAGGGAATCTCCCCATCTCCCTGCAATCTACTGTTTGTCCAACATTTTCCGAGGCGCACTTGACACAAACGCAATCAGGTTAATGGGCAACACTTTCCCataacccaaaacccaaactcaaactcaaacgcaaagaaaccaaaataatgcaaaataGAGGCAGCATGCGCTAAAAGTACGAGTAACTtagaaataaaaaacattttcgcaaacaaaatataatttttccaATGCCATGTAGGAGAGGAGCGAAATCAGCAAACATAACACAAATATATAGAGCAGCGCTCATTCATTGAAATCaagtcaaatcaaatcaaatcaatggAACTCCGGCTCGCGTTCTTACTTGGATGATGTGCCTGGGCATGGGACatgtgggcgtgggcatggACATTGGCATGGGCGTTCGCATTCgcgtggccatggccatgggcaTTATTGTGGTTGTAGTAAGCAGCGCCGCCATTGCTGTTGCCCCCAGCAACCTCGCGATAAtaatgctgttgctgttgatgctgctgctgttgtggatGATGtatttgctgctggtgctgctgctgatggtggtgATTGCCACGCGCCGTTGTAGCATAAATACTAGCCGAGGATACAGACCCAGATCCAGTTACGGGCGAGCCGCAAGTGGGCGAGGCTGAGGGCGAATGGAACTTGACGGCCGTCGTTTGTATGAATGGATTCGTTGACACGAATATCTTTTGCTGTACACTCGAGTGCCGCGACGGTATGGGTGgctggcgctgctgttgctgctgctgctgttccgcCAAATGTTGCTGTTGAGCTGCTCTCagtttctgctgttgctgcatctgctgctggggaAGAGGCAACTGTGGACGCTGATTTACatggccattgccattgcccatGCCTGCCGGCTGTTGGtattgctgatgctgctgctgctgctgctgctgtaaacgttgctgctgctgcatcatgTTTTTTGGGAGCGTAGCCGTGGCCGAACCTGCTGCATAGGCACTCAACTGAGAGGCCGCACTCTGGCCAGCATGGGGGCGTGCCATCTTCTTGGGCATCGTGGCCGATGCTCCGGCATTGTAAatgggtggcggtggcggatCCTCCAGTGGAGGCGGGCACGTgtaatgctgctgctgcagatgttggtactgctgctgctgctgctgagcctGTCGCATGCTCAAGATTGGGGCAGCTGCTGAATTTTTGTTAAACGAACTTGAATAGTTGCCAAAATCTTTACTGCTAGCTGCGGCTGCCATCGGCGCTTGAGGCGGCTGATAGTGCGAACTGTTGGCGGAGTTGGCCGacgccactgccgccgctgatgctgatgctgatggggAGGCGGATGAGGAGTTTGAGAATGAACTGACTTTGGAGAGCAACGATGATGTGGATGAAGACAGAGGAAAGTGTGGCAGTGCATTGAATGAGGTGGCCGGTGTTAGAATGGATGCTGCCTGAATGCTGCTGGCCAATGCGGCCGCTGTTGATGGAGTTGATGACGAGGTGCCGAAACTAGCGTAAATtctatgctgctgctgttgttgcagtggCTGTTGGTGCTCAGATTTACCGTCAtagtgttgctgctgttgcggctggGACATGGACAGGCCGCTCCGCGTGTAGATCGACTCGCCTCCAAGTTGGTGCTGGTTGCCGTAGATGCCGTCGGAAGcatgctgctgttgatgatgctgctgctgctgcttgctgttgAGTCGTGCATTCAGCTGTGCAATAAGATTCGGATTCGCCTTGGGCTGTGTCGGTGGCAGTGGGTGcgcatgcccatgcccatgcccattgGGACTTGGGCTGCTGGTGCGGAAGCTGGACATGCTGTTGACCAGCTTGGGTTGGGCATAGATGCCCccaccgcctcctccgcctGCGGCCGGTGACGAGGTGCGGAACGTCTGTGCATATGCGTTATAtgttcggtgttcggtgttcgTGTGTGGCATGAGAAGAAAAAAGAGTaaaacaaaaggcacaaatTAAAAGTTAGCCAAAAGCACAGCGAAAGCTAAGTGATAGATGAGTACGCTAATCTATATCGCATTACAACTAAGCTGGATGGGGCAGAGGGACTAGCACTAGCTCTAGCACTAGCTCTAGATATGCAAGTATGAATGTTAGATTAGTCGAGCATTCTCCAGGATGTGTCGCTGCGGCCTTTGTTGGTTAGTCGTTGGTTAGTAGACATCGACACGCCCATCGAATCGCCTCCGACTCTTTGGGTCACTTACGGCATCCGCTGTAggcggtggtgctggtggggCGTGGTAGACAGGTGGCGTTGGCGGCTTTTGTGCcacatgttgctgctgctgttgctgctgtggatAGCATTGCTGTGGATGatattgctgctgttgctgttgatgatTAAAGCGTTGCTGGTTGGGCGGTGGCAGGGGTGGTGGCATCTGCTGgcccggctgctgctgttggccattGGCCAAGGCATGAGCATAGGCCTGCAGATCCATATAGGAGTCATAGTAGGCCTCATAGCTCGGGTCGTCGTTCATGGGGGAGTTGTGCACTGACttttgtacgagtacgagaggtgtgtggggtgtggttcgacagggcagggcaaatgcaaattgaaatgaaaagaaattatAAGTTAAGCAAGTCGATCTCTAAGAGCGTCGGTTCCAGGCTCGGAAGACTCGTGCACACACCTGCAGTGGGGGTtgatattgttgttgctgtggttgttgctgatgttgttgctgctgctgctgctgtataCGTCTTAGCGTGCCAGGCGATGCCGGCTGATGCCGCATGGCTGCCAGGGCTCGCACCGTCTCCGACACCTTAAGAGCGGAGCTCGGCATGGCCACTGGAGGACCGCTGGACATGGACTCCAGCATAAAGGCTGGCGGCGGTGGTAGATGCTCGCTGGAGCTGCTTAGCGGCGTGTTatgttgcagctgcagatgcgacgcgtgctgttgttgcataattaaatcataaataaaataataaaagcaaaaaaaacaagaaacaactCTCGTGTGTAGAGTGTCTAGAAAGTTTCTAGGCTTAAACGGCTAACTTGGCCCGAACTTAGTCTAACTTAATTAATTTGAGAGCCATTAATCTAAGCGCCGGTCGGAGCCCGGTCGGTAAGCACACTTACCCCCACCGAAGCATTGGGACTGGGTGTCACCGAGGAGCTGCGTCGCACTGGCGGCGGTGGCTTGGCCTGATTGATGGACGAACGACGTGCGATCCGCGTTGAGCCACCTGCTCCTCCTaatgctcctcctgctcctcctgtggATGGTTAAAGAGTTCCATTAGCTATAGAATCGCATCACTTCGGAAATATTCATTAGCTTCTTGCTGTTAATTACAGTTACAGGTATTATTATATGTACAGTAATCGATTTATACACTTGGCACACACAACACAGGACACCATCTAATACGAGAGAGCACCAGTGAAAGCGCTGcggatcgatcgatcgatcgatccaCATCTGTGTAGGATGAAAGAGACCCAaatacgagagagagagcgagaaagagattGATCTGATGATCCCCAAAGCGCTTAAAGCCGCGGTAAGATGCACCATGAAGCCATTCATGAGCCATTCCATGTTTGAGGCTAGTTCTATCTGTCAGACAGAGACAATGCCTGATTATCTGATTAATGTTCAAGCAGTTGGCAGTTAGTGGCGGAGTAGCGTGCAGTTTACTTGGAGGTTATTTGAGCTGTGTGCAGGTGGAGTGATGATATGATCGGTGTACGGTAAGCCAATTCCATTTACGAACAGGGTTAGGGCACACAAAATCGTGGCCAAATGAAtaaagcaaatcaaataaagttaggagagagagagcccaaGAAACAACAATTAGAACCCAAAGCCAGAGTAAGAAGCAATTGAAGAACCAAGTTTTGCTTGGAAGAAACGCAGAAAATCAATAACCAAATAGattaaatcaaaatcaaaataaaaaatcaaaaatcaaatcgaaaCGAACCCGACAACGAGGCCGGCCTGGGCGTAATGCCTGGCTTGAgactggcattggcattggcattggcagtggaattcgtattcgtattggCTTGATGGTTGGCTTGGGGGTTGGCGGCATTCGAGGAGCACACATATGGATGGGCGGGTGGTGGCGCTGATGGTGGTGGTCTGcagggggcagtggcagtggcaacggGCAACGGAGCAAGAGCGTTTGTCGATGTGGAGTTTGtggatgcagatgcagatgatggtaatgatgacgatgacgatgacgatgatgatgatggctgtGGCAGACCGCCGCGAGGTGACAATGATGATAATGCTGGGTTAGCTATTGTTGCAGATGGAGGAGATGCTGATGTTTTTGATGTTGCTGTCGCAGCTGCTTGGGGCGTCTGGTATTGCTTATGATtggatgttgctgttgtctgaTTTTGGCTTGGCATTCTATGATTTTGGttgtgtttttggttttggtatGGATGCGGGCTTAAGATTGGATCTGATGCGGATGCAATAAcaacggctgctgctgggccatTAGTGACATTACAGTTTCTGGTTTGGTGCGACTGTGGtgagtgttgttgttgctgctgctgatgttgcagtggctgctgtggcgtttgttgctgcttctgctgttgctgttgctgctgctgtaattGCTGTTGAaccttctgcttctgcctgcGTATTTTGGCATCTAAGTCGGCCTTAAAGTCTGACTTTCGGGGTATCAATGGCTTGTCGGCCACACTGGGAGGCTGATTCgaacccgtacccgtacccgtacccgaaCCCGACCCCGTACCTGTACCTGTACCATTGAAAAGGCTCAGGGAGAGGCTGGTGGGCTTTGGGGGCAGCTGTCGCCGCATCACAGGAGGCTCTACTGGGAGGCTACCGTTATCACTGACTGTCCCTTgtgccggctgctgctgctggggcggcTGATCGACGTGGTTTGCTTTACCTCTTTGCGGACTGCCGCGtccgagcagctgcagctgctgctcgctgGAGGCGCGAAACGAGGAGAGTCGCTGCTTGGCGGGCGCCAcagttgctgttgccggcGGGGGCGCCTTGCCACTGCCCGAGTCCGGCGAGTCCGGGGATCCGACTAGATTCGagggcagctgctgcagctcgcGCATCTcgtggagctgcagctgcgacTGCACCTGGGGGTCCTTGGTGCGCAGCAGGACTATCTCCGAGTTCTGCTTGACGAACTCAATGTCCGGGGTGTTGGGGATCTGGTGGTCGTAGATCACCACGAcggcgctgccgctgtcgctgcaggTGTCCACGTAGGCGTGCCGCGGCTGCCCCGACAGGCAGATGCTGTCGGAGGCGGCCAGCGAGATGCTGTCcgcggacacggacacggaggCGGGCGCATATAGGGAGCGCCCCTCGCTGCCCGACCCCCCGTTGTAGGGGTCGTCGCGGCTCGCACTCGCCACAAAGTGGGCGAACGTGGGGTTCTCGTAGCCGCCCGCTGTCAGGCCGCCGGTCAGCGAACTCGTCTCGCTCACATAGCAGCGACTCAGCTCCGAATCGCTGGCGCCCAGAAGCTCTCGTTCTCGCCGCCTGGCCTCCGCCAGCGTGGGGTCCATCAGGTGGCCCCCCTCTTCTCCGGCCAGCTCCTCGGAGGTGGTGTCCGACATGTCCGTGCCGCAGCCGCTGGAGTTGGTCTGGTTGCTGATGCCGCACAAATCGAtgttggtggtgctggcgGTGCTGCCGATGCAGGCGGCGGGCAGGTTGTTgttctcgctgctgctgctactcgtTGTcaggttgttgttgctgctgttgctgttgctgttctgcTTGCCCTTGCCCTCATCAATCTCACGTTGAAACGAGTCTAGTTCGccaattaaattatttaatgcTTTGATTGAGTCTTCGAAAGATTTGtctatatattatattattttgtattcatttgttggttggttgttgttggtttttggtggtggtgttCGTTGGTGGTTTCATTTGTTGGTTGAATATTGTTTGTGGTGCATTATGTGGTTCATTTACAGatgatgattttttgttttcgtttcggaTATGGTGGATAATatgaagagaagagagagagagggagagagagagagagagagggtgtgGACGGGAGGGaaaaacatagaaataaagaaaaaaaggttgggttaaaaaaatattcacgGTTCGATGTGGCTTCTATAGTAATAATCTTAACGGGGAGatcaacaaaaagaacaaattgCCAGGACTACATATCGGATAGGAAGAGGAGGGGGTCAGGATCGAGTGAGGATACGGGGTACACCGGAGTGCTCTGAAGTGCTGGGTGGAGATGACCAGTGATTCTACTTACCCATTTCCTGCTGCTCGGCCTCGGACCGCTTCGGTCCCCCTGCACTGGGGGCGGCTGCTGCAGGGGATGGACCCGTGGCCGGAACAGGAGGCGACACACTAccggccgctgctgctacgGCTGCCGCCTGCTTCTCGAACATGGAGGCCTTCTGCAGGACGGAGGCACGCGACCGTTCGTCCGTGTCCTCGGCACTGGCCGGCGGCTGCGATCCCGCCTGCTCGCTGATCTTgagcacctgcacctgcacctcgctcgtcggcggcgtggGCGAGCTGACCTGGTAGACGAATCCCAGTCCGGCGCCGGTACCCGTGCCCGTGCTGATGCTGCTTCCACTGGGCGTACCTGCGGCAGTGGACGTGGGTGAGTTGGTTAACAGGGGCGAGTAATGGTTCTGGGGCGTGGAGCTGCCACTGGACGGCGAGGTGGTGTTcgtgttggtgctggtgctgtggGTGTGCTGGCCCACGAGGGAGCCGCAAGCGACCGTCGAGTCGATCGATGGATGCGAGTGCAGCGACGAGGCCGTCGAGGATATGGAATGGGAGCGTGTGGCATGGTGCTGGGCAGCGTGAGgcgcttgctgctgctgctgctgctgtagaaGCTGATGGGAGCCCGAGGAGTCGTTGGAATGCTGCGAGCAGATCGAATCAATGgagctctgctgctgcagaggcgGTGGCGtgggcttctgctgctgctgctgctgctgctgctgttgctgctgctgctggtggttaGTGAGCTTCAAGGACGCCATGTTGGCCAGTTCGGACATGTTAACGTATGTGGGCggactctgctgctgctggagctgctgctgctgctgtgcatGATGTGCTGCGGACAGCtctgttggtggtggtggtggttgtgtTTACGGTTACGTTGGCGGTGGATGTTGCAGATGAAGTTAGCAAGGACATGCGTGGTGGGAGGAGTGGGGAGAGAGTGTCACAACACGGTTTTATTAGTAAGAATCTTGGGATTATGGCCATTGGCAAGCGTGcaactaacacacacacaaacagcgacagggagagagagagactgggactgggactggtactGGTAACAGGATCCCTTACCTTTCGTGATATGAGCCGGTATCGGTGAGGGGCACTGACGCTGCAGCAGGCCGCCGCTTCCACTGCCCTGACGGTGGTTGCTCTGCGCCGACAGCGGACGCTCCAGCGACGAGCAGCGCTGCAAGGGGGAGGACGGGGAAACGGTTAGTTTTCGCCCAGAGCCATAGCTGTCGCTTAGGACATTCGATGGTTTATTCCAAAATGAAGCGACACGGGAGTCTGGGTTCTGAGTATTCTGGCTAGGGGGTGCGGGGAGGCGCATGCAAAT is a window of Drosophila pseudoobscura strain MV-25-SWS-2005 chromosome 3, UCI_Dpse_MV25, whole genome shotgun sequence DNA encoding:
- the mim gene encoding protein MTSS 2 isoform X26, encoding MDLSLERDSSALGSLFQQIINDMKNTSPLWDDFVAKASKLHTCLRAAIQAIAAYLDAFQKIADAATNSRGASKEIGTALTRVCLRHKAVETRLKTFTSAIMDCLVQPLQDKIEDWKRTVATIDKDHAKEYKRCRSELKKRSSDTLRLQKKARKGQTDGLQSLMDSHMQDVTLRRAELEEVEKRSLRAAMVEERLRYCSFVHMLQPVVHEECEVMSELGHLQEAMQSIALVTKEPSVLPQASEELIHDAKASINLYPESPGGGSGSQGGGCSNSLGSRKSSVCSISSMNSSGSSNSPGHHHYPRSLSQFVTPAIRLKPGESSDSGFCSSPALTTQVSNATNQTANVSTWPPHSQDVVDTLPPTADRPHTISTAYEKGHQRPPLTVYTFQNPETIHESGSGNGINNGSVAPSNGQPSSGQTTPATQKSPAASLSRPPLPVKPAHVRCSSLERPLSAQSNHRQGSGSGGLLQRQCPSPIPAHITKELSAAHHAQQQQQLQQQQSPPTYVNMSELANMASLKLTNHQQQQQQQQQQQQQQKPTPPPLQQQSSIDSICSQHSNDSSGSHQLLQQQQQQQAPHAAQHHATRSHSISSTASSLHSHPSIDSTVACGSLVGQHTHSTSTNTNTTSPSSGSSTPQNHYSPLLTNSPTSTAAGTPSGSSISTGTGTGAGLGFVYQVSSPTPPTSEVQVQVLKISEQAGSQPPASAEDTDERSRASVLQKASMFEKQAAAVAAAAGSVSPPVPATGPSPAAAAPSAGGPKRSEAEQQEMDKSFEDSIKALNNLIGELDSFQREIDEGKGKQNSNSNSSNNNLTTSSSSSENNNLPAACIGSTASTTNIDLCGISNQTNSSGCGTDMSDTTSEELAGEEGGHLMDPTLAEARRRERELLGASDSELSRCYVSETSSLTGGLTAGGYENPTFAHFVASASRDDPYNGGSGSEGRSLYAPASVSVSADSISLAASDSICLSGQPRHAYVDTCSDSGSAVVVIYDHQIPNTPDIEFVKQNSEIVLLRTKDPQVQSQLQLHEMRELQQLPSNLVGSPDSPDSGSGKAPPPATATVAPAKQRLSSFRASSEQQLQLLGRGSPQRGKANHVDQPPQQQQPAQGTVSDNGSLPVEPPVMRRQLPPKPTSLSLSLFNGTGTGTGSGSGTGTGTGSNQPPSVADKPLIPRKSDFKADLDAKIRRQKQKVQQQLQQQQQQQQKQQQTPQQPLQHQQQQQQHSPQSHQTRN